AGTATATCGTTGGAGAAAAATATTAATAGAGTCAGTGATATTTCTATTCCAGAAAAAATAGCACCGAAGAATATGATAATGATCTCGGTGCTGATTATTCAATTACCAAAAATTACATATTGTTTGTGGTTAAACGCCGTACCCACAATAAAACCAGCACTAATACCGTTAACGGCAAGCCGTGGAATATCAGGATTACGATGGAAGGCGGCAGCCAGACGTAAAAGGGAGCGACCAGCAGCATTCCTATCCCAAAGCCTGTCATTTGCAATAGCGTCAGCAAACTGAAAATCGGCAGACGTAAACTTTCCGGTTCGCTTTGTGCCCGCGATATCAGGCTGACTTCTGCGATCCCATCCCCGATTCCTGCCCAGACGGCAAACAGCAGTAACCAGAATACGCTGCTTTGTTGGAATGTGAGGATAAATCCGGTTGACATCAGAGCGACGCCGACAAAGAACAGTTTTTCCATCTTTAACAGATTGCGGCTGCGTAGCAAGTAGCTCGCCAATCGTGCACCGCTGAATTTCCCTATTGCCCATGTCGCCAGCAGTAATCCCATGGTAGTACTGGCATTATCAGGAGTAAGGAGTTTCGAAATGATGGGAAAACCGACGTTATGGGCGGCACTGCCCAGTGTGTCGGCCAGGCTGAGAAATAACATGCCCGCCAGCATGGGGGCACCGCGCAGGCCGTGGCGCAATTCACGCCATTCGTTACCAAGTTCTCTTGATGTTTTTTGCTCAGGCAAAGAGAGGAAACGCAGGGGCATAATCAGGATCGCTGCCAGCAGGTAAGTCATGATATTGACGGTAAATACTGTTTCATAACCGCTGCTTGCGACCAGCAATCCCGATACCAGACTGCCGAATACTGCCCCCGTGGCCGCAACGGAGGTGAGCCAGGAGTTGGTTGATATGCGTTGTGAGGCGTGTACCCAATAGGGTAATTGGCTGTTTAGCCCGATAGCAAACATTGAATTGCCTAAACCAATACCGAAGGCGATTATCGGTAAGATCAGCAGTTGCTGCGATGTGGGGATCAGCAATAGTAGGGACAGCAAAATAACCCGCACCAGATCAAAAAAGACCAGCGGCCATCTTCCCGCAAATCGTCTGAAAAACGGCGTTCCGATCAAGCTGGCGATGATACCACCGGCAACACGGCAGGCGAGAAATAGACTGACGTGCATGACGCTGTTACTGAGCAGATAAACGTAGGTGGAGAGTGCCACCATATTCAGGAACGCGCCAAAATCAGAGACGAATCGGGCACTGACGATCAGTAAGCCATTAAGGCTGGACCAACGCAAATTCAAACTATTTTCCTGATTTGACATTATGATTAGCTCACTGGTTATTGCGGAAGTTGCCGGAAAGTGACCAGCAATAGATCCCGAAATGCCGCGTTTGTAGGAGATATTTGCCGAACATTGCTTGCTCGATGATAAAGTTGTTTATCATTTATTGTGAGTGTTTCAAGAAAGTGTTCCATTGCGGTATGTAACATTATAATTAGGAGTTCTACCCGATAAACTTCAAGTTGCAGATCGTAAAATGAAAGTTGCTTATTATCTCCCCGCGATGCGGAGAAATAATAAAAGCGTGTTGCAATACAATGAATATATTTGAAATAGAAAAATAGATGAATGTTTAATGAAACATTCATCCATGATTAAAAATTATTTAGCCAGATATTTTTCGATATGATGTTGAATACCCGCTGCATCGAGTCCGAGATCAGCATAAAGCTCTTGTTGTGTTCCTTGCGGGATAAAGTAATCGGGTAAACCCAAATTCAATACGGGAATGGATAACTTTTCCTGCATCAGCAATTCGTTAACCCCACTGCCGGCACCGCCCATGATGGCATTTTCTTCCAACGTCACCAATA
This genomic interval from Xenorhabdus doucetiae contains the following:
- a CDS encoding MFS transporter — translated: MSNQENSLNLRWSSLNGLLIVSARFVSDFGAFLNMVALSTYVYLLSNSVMHVSLFLACRVAGGIIASLIGTPFFRRFAGRWPLVFFDLVRVILLSLLLLIPTSQQLLILPIIAFGIGLGNSMFAIGLNSQLPYWVHASQRISTNSWLTSVAATGAVFGSLVSGLLVASSGYETVFTVNIMTYLLAAILIMPLRFLSLPEQKTSRELGNEWRELRHGLRGAPMLAGMLFLSLADTLGSAAHNVGFPIISKLLTPDNASTTMGLLLATWAIGKFSGARLASYLLRSRNLLKMEKLFFVGVALMSTGFILTFQQSSVFWLLLFAVWAGIGDGIAEVSLISRAQSEPESLRLPIFSLLTLLQMTGFGIGMLLVAPFYVWLPPSIVILIFHGLPLTVLVLVLLWVRRLTTNNM
- a CDS encoding 2OG-Fe dioxygenase family protein; this encodes MNVSLNIHLFFYFKYIHCIATRFYYFSASRGDNKQLSFYDLQLEVYRVELLIIMLHTAMEHFLETLTINDKQLYHRASNVRQISPTNAAFRDLLLVTFRQLPQ